A stretch of Vigna angularis cultivar LongXiaoDou No.4 chromosome 4, ASM1680809v1, whole genome shotgun sequence DNA encodes these proteins:
- the LOC108321125 gene encoding histone-lysine N-methyltransferase ATXR7 isoform X3 has protein sequence MQMQKDSGMEMSCPSNVNNGYVPVCSTTGNISHMDQSLCGYVQQPALVSGWMYVNESGQMCGPYIKEQLYEGLTTGFLPSELPVYPVINGTIMNPVPLNYFKQFPDHVSTGFAYLIMGISGTRMPTTAVYEQGRSFEAVPLASNPDSESVSHSQVNYCSKESNHLNPHSEPFNSLISCQMLREECCWLYEDEKGMKHGPHSISELISWHSHGYLKDSAVIFHSDKKYDTFVLLSVVNALKGDTTGTICRSGSKINEVDDMVELISEISENISSQLHMSIMKAGRRVVLDGIIGDIIAEYVTDKKCKRQKLESVAHTPENKMVSKGSVIPSDPATTHIDDDEAYHESSRLPSASFKSVGSVENFWWSYAVVRKVLLAYCMQVMWNAVFFDTIADYLYSWRKRKIWSHPEPQPSTNAEKIESEALVHKPDFPESNANGYNQFGVLVTKGNHPHSFLSPSGFKGGNLLKGQNVSSPYNDSKDLSFIVESVENELHFSSKVSFADYIRHFVEKEVNKIVPFPEENKINEVAVSDTCFSDILADKTSVKETLNEKSLDSFEEGNSFGKSASGNLMSDIFSKAFKELCGYGDDVVEEESDNLPPGIEEKSQTVVLHRDLKFRPSRSVECHPKITEYVATALCRQKLHDEVLEEWKSLFLDFVLDQVFRSSTLKKHFMSDGQEKGEAFNSSKENLNGATSGLGRMKEGEKSSEVRLVIGKNTYYRKKLSRMELVSSQTVAENDSRPGKKPVGKLRKLVCGDVSEAVEVEIASVKHGKTKKIKGKKDSCSKGRSSVTVNASSQSDQLSLKNKAGQKVLKFSENVVNVVKSTVKKLSVPTDNSVREKKVVKSDGTVKEKATGHSSRQIQNANNKTSKSKRKHQMDGTASSHPTKILKISNGGAFLDGSKQVIVERTKSAKSKPLNLCPKSSGCARTSIDGWAWHKWSRSASPAYKARVRGLPSVQNKCIYSENNLSQLPNGKGLSARTNRVKLRNLLAAAEGADLLKVPQLKARKKRLRFQRSKIHDWGLVALEPIEAEDFVIEYIGELIRPRISDIRERQYERTGIGSSYLFRLDDGYVVDATKRGGIARFINHSCQPNCYTKVISVEGQKKIFIYAKRHIKAGEEITYNYKFPLEEKKIPCNCGSRKCRGSLN, from the exons ATGCAGATGCAGAAAG ATTCTGGAATGGAGATGAGCTGTCCATCAAATGTTAACAATGGCTATGTTCCTGTGTGTTCTACCACAGGGAATATATCCCACATGGACCAGAGTTTATGTGGCTATGTGCAACAGCCTGCTCTAGTGAGTGGATGGATGTATGTGAATGAAAGTGGGCAAATGTGTGGTCCCTATATTAAGGAGCAGTTATACGAAGGCCTAACTACTGGTTTCTTGCCATCTGAGCTTCCTGTGTATCCAGTGATTAATGGCACAATAATGAACCCTGTACCATTGAATTACTTCAAGCAGTTCCCTGATCATGTTTCCACTGGGTTTGCATATCTGATTATGGGTATCTCAGGCACTAGGATGCCTACAACGGCAGTATATGAACAAGGTAGATCTTTTGAGGCTGTTCCTCTGGCTAGTAACCCAGATTCGGAATCTGTGTCACATTCACAAGTTAATTATTGCAGTAAGGAATCCAATCACTTAAATCCACACTCAGAGCCATTCAACAGTTTAATATCTTGTCAGATG TTACGTGAAGAATGCTGTTGGCTTTATGAGGATGAGAAGGGTATGAAACATGGGCCCCATTCTATCAGTGAATTGATTTCTTGGCACAGTCACGGATATCTTAAAGATTCAGCAGTG ATCTTTCATTCTGATAAGAAGTATGACACCTTTGTGCTATTGTCTGTTGTCAATGCATTAAAAGGAGATACCACTGGAACCATTTGTAGATCAGGTTCTAAAATTAATGAGGTTGACGATATGGTGGAGTTGATTAGTGAGATATCTGAGAACATTTCTTCCCAATTGCACATGAGTATCATGAAAGCTGGTCGCAGAGTTGTGCTAGATGGAATTATTGGAGATATTATTGCTGAGTATGTTACAGATAAGAAATGTAAGAGGCAAAAGCTTGAATCAGTTGCCCATACTCCTGAAAACAAGATG GTCAGTAAAGGTTCTGTTATTCCCAGTGATCCTGCTACTACTCatattgatgatgatgaggCTTATCATGAAAGCTCGAGACTTCCCTCAGCCAGTTTTAAATCAGTTGGAAGCGTTGAGAATTTTTGGTGGTCATATGCTGTTGTTCGCAAGGTACTTCTTGCTTATTGCATGCAAGTCATGTGGAATGCAGTGTTTTTTGATACAATAGCAGATTATTTATATTCttggaggaagaggaagatttGGTCTCATCCTGAGCCTCAACCATCTACTAATGCCGAGAAGATTGAATCAGAAGCT TTGGTTCACAAGCCAGATTTCCCTGAAAGCAATGCTAATGGCTATAATCAGTTTGGAGTATTAGTAACAAAAGGAAATCATCCTCATTCATTTTTATCTCCTAGTGGGTTCAAAGGCGGAAACTTACTGAAAGGTCAAAATGTTTCTTCTCCTTACAATGACTCTAAAGATTTGTCATTCATTGTTGAAAGTGTGGAGAATGAGCTTCACTTCTCTTCGAAGGTATCTTTTGCTGATTACATACGACATTTTGTTGAGAAGGAAGTGAACAAAATAGTTCCTTTCccagaagaaaacaaaataaatgag GTTGCTGTTAGTGACACTTGCTTTTCAGATATACTTGCTGACAAAACGTCTGTGAAGGAAACTCTAAATGAGAAGTCTTTGGATTCTTTTGAGGAAGGAAATTCATTTGGCAAGTCTGCATCTGGAAACCTTATGTCTGATATATTTTCAAAAGCATTTAAGGAGTTGTGTGGATATGGAGATGATGTGGTTGAAGAGGAGAGTGATAACCTACCACCTGGAATTGAAGAGAAGAGTCAAACAGTTGTCCTACACCGCGATTTGAAATTTCGACCTTCGAGGTCAGTTGAATGTCATCCTAAGATCACAGAATATGTTGCAACTGCATTGTGCCGACAAAAATTGCACGATGAAGTTCTGGAAGAGTGGAAGTCGTTGTTTCTTGATTTTGTGCTCGATCAAGTTTTTAGATCAAGTACCTTAAAGAAACATTTTATGTCTGATGGGCAGGAG AAAGGAGAAGCGTTCAATTCAAGCAAGGAAAATTTGAATGGTGCTACTTCTGGACTGGGAAGAATGAAGGAAGGAGAAAAGAGTTCTGAAGTACGTCTGGTGATTGGAAAGAATACTTATTACCGCAAGAAGCTATCACGGATGGAGTTAGTTTCCTCACAGACTGTAGCAGAAAATGATTCTAGGCCAGGGAAGAAGCCCGTGGGCAAGTTGAGGAAACTTGTTTGTGGAGATGTTAGTGAGGCTGTTGAGGTTGAAATAGCTTCTGTTAAACATGGAAAGACAAAGAAGATTAAAGGGAAGAAGGACTCATGTTCCAAGGGCAGGTCTTCTGTCACTGTCAATGCTAGCTCACAAAGTGATCAATTATCTTTAAAGAATAAAGCTGGTCAGAAAGTGTTGAAGTTTTCAG AGAATGTTGTGAATGTTGTGAAATCCACTGTAAAGAAGCTTTCAGTGCCAACTGATAATAGCGTTCGTGAGAAGAAGGTTGTCAAAAGTGATGGCACTGTTAAAGAGAAAGCCACAGGTCATTCCTCGAGACAGATTCAAAATG CAAataataaaacatcaaaatcaaaaaGGAAACATCAAATGGATGGTACAGCATCTTCACATCCaacaaagattttgaaaatttcaaatgGTGGTGCTTTTCTGGATGGCAGTAAACAAGTTATTGTGGAAAGGACGAAGTCTGCTAAATCCAAACCATTGAACTTGTGTCCTAAATCTAGTGGATGTGCTAGGACTTCTATTGATGGTTGGGCGTGGCATAAATGGTCTAGAAGTGCCAGTCCTGCATATAAAGCACGTGTTAGGGGCCTTCCGAGTGTCCAGAACAAGTGCATATATtctgaaaataatttatctcaGTTGCCAAATGGTAAGGGTCTTTCTGCAAGAACAAATAGAGTAAAATTACGTAACCTTCTTGCTGCTGCAGAGGGTGCTGATCTTCTGAAAGTGCCTCAATTGAAG GCACGGAAGAAGCGATTACGTTTTCAAAGGAGCAAGATCCATGACTGGGGACTTGTTGCCTTGGAGCCAATTGAAGCAGAGGACTTTGTGATTGAGTATATTGGAGAACTAATTCGTCCTCGG
- the LOC108321125 gene encoding histone-lysine N-methyltransferase ATXR7 isoform X2, which translates to MVFSTAFLHEGGPFFSRKRPRALDLGHQNIDLHADAESTGDVPSSSNTDDKVDPDSGMEMSCPSNVNNGYVPVCSTTGNISHMDQSLCGYVQQPALVSGWMYVNESGQMCGPYIKEQLYEGLTTGFLPSELPVYPVINGTIMNPVPLNYFKQFPDHVSTGFAYLIMGISGTRMPTTAVYEQGRSFEAVPLASNPDSESVSHSQVNYCSKESNHLNPHSEPFNSLISCQMLREECCWLYEDEKGMKHGPHSISELISWHSHGYLKDSAVIFHSDKKYDTFVLLSVVNALKGDTTGTICRSGSKINEVDDMVELISEISENISSQLHMSIMKAGRRVVLDGIIGDIIAEYVTDKKCKRQKLESVAHTPENKMVSKGSVIPSDPATTHIDDDEAYHESSRLPSASFKSVGSVENFWWSYAVVRKVLLAYCMQVMWNAVFFDTIADYLYSWRKRKIWSHPEPQPSTNAEKIESEALVHKPDFPESNANGYNQFGVLVTKGNHPHSFLSPSGFKGGNLLKGQNVSSPYNDSKDLSFIVESVENELHFSSKVSFADYIRHFVEKEVNKIVPFPEENKINEVAVSDTCFSDILADKTSVKETLNEKSLDSFEEGNSFGKSASGNLMSDIFSKAFKELCGYGDDVVEEESDNLPPGIEEKSQTVVLHRDLKFRPSRSVECHPKITEYVATALCRQKLHDEVLEEWKSLFLDFVLDQVFRSSTLKKHFMSDGQEKGEAFNSSKENLNGATSGLGRMKEGEKSSEVRLVIGKNTYYRKKLSRMELVSSQTVAENDSRPGKKPVGKLRKLVCGDVSEAVEVEIASVKHGKTKKIKGKKDSCSKGRSSVTVNASSQSDQLSLKNKAGQKVLKFSENVVNVVKSTVKKLSVPTDNSVREKKVVKSDGTVKEKATGHSSRQIQNANNKTSKSKRKHQMDGTASSHPTKILKISNGGAFLDGSKQVIVERTKSAKSKPLNLCPKSSGCARTSIDGWAWHKWSRSASPAYKARVRGLPSVQNKCIYSENNLSQLPNGKGLSARTNRVKLRNLLAAAEGADLLKVPQLKARKKRLRFQRSKIHDWGLVALEPIEAEDFVIEYIGELIRPRISDIRERQYERTGIGSSYLFRLDDGYVVDATKRGGIARFINHSCQPNCYTKVISVEGQKKIFIYAKRHIKAGEEITYNYKFPLEEKKIPCNCGSRKCRGSLN; encoded by the exons ATGGTATTCTCAACTGCTTTTCTCCACGAAGGGGGCCCctttttttctagaaaaagGCCAAGGGCATTAGATCTTGGACATCAAAATATAGATTTACATGCAGATGCAGAAAG TACTGGTGATGTTCCCTCTTCCAGTAACACTGACGATAAAGTTGACCCAGATTCTGGAATGGAGATGAGCTGTCCATCAAATGTTAACAATGGCTATGTTCCTGTGTGTTCTACCACAGGGAATATATCCCACATGGACCAGAGTTTATGTGGCTATGTGCAACAGCCTGCTCTAGTGAGTGGATGGATGTATGTGAATGAAAGTGGGCAAATGTGTGGTCCCTATATTAAGGAGCAGTTATACGAAGGCCTAACTACTGGTTTCTTGCCATCTGAGCTTCCTGTGTATCCAGTGATTAATGGCACAATAATGAACCCTGTACCATTGAATTACTTCAAGCAGTTCCCTGATCATGTTTCCACTGGGTTTGCATATCTGATTATGGGTATCTCAGGCACTAGGATGCCTACAACGGCAGTATATGAACAAGGTAGATCTTTTGAGGCTGTTCCTCTGGCTAGTAACCCAGATTCGGAATCTGTGTCACATTCACAAGTTAATTATTGCAGTAAGGAATCCAATCACTTAAATCCACACTCAGAGCCATTCAACAGTTTAATATCTTGTCAGATG TTACGTGAAGAATGCTGTTGGCTTTATGAGGATGAGAAGGGTATGAAACATGGGCCCCATTCTATCAGTGAATTGATTTCTTGGCACAGTCACGGATATCTTAAAGATTCAGCAGTG ATCTTTCATTCTGATAAGAAGTATGACACCTTTGTGCTATTGTCTGTTGTCAATGCATTAAAAGGAGATACCACTGGAACCATTTGTAGATCAGGTTCTAAAATTAATGAGGTTGACGATATGGTGGAGTTGATTAGTGAGATATCTGAGAACATTTCTTCCCAATTGCACATGAGTATCATGAAAGCTGGTCGCAGAGTTGTGCTAGATGGAATTATTGGAGATATTATTGCTGAGTATGTTACAGATAAGAAATGTAAGAGGCAAAAGCTTGAATCAGTTGCCCATACTCCTGAAAACAAGATG GTCAGTAAAGGTTCTGTTATTCCCAGTGATCCTGCTACTACTCatattgatgatgatgaggCTTATCATGAAAGCTCGAGACTTCCCTCAGCCAGTTTTAAATCAGTTGGAAGCGTTGAGAATTTTTGGTGGTCATATGCTGTTGTTCGCAAGGTACTTCTTGCTTATTGCATGCAAGTCATGTGGAATGCAGTGTTTTTTGATACAATAGCAGATTATTTATATTCttggaggaagaggaagatttGGTCTCATCCTGAGCCTCAACCATCTACTAATGCCGAGAAGATTGAATCAGAAGCT TTGGTTCACAAGCCAGATTTCCCTGAAAGCAATGCTAATGGCTATAATCAGTTTGGAGTATTAGTAACAAAAGGAAATCATCCTCATTCATTTTTATCTCCTAGTGGGTTCAAAGGCGGAAACTTACTGAAAGGTCAAAATGTTTCTTCTCCTTACAATGACTCTAAAGATTTGTCATTCATTGTTGAAAGTGTGGAGAATGAGCTTCACTTCTCTTCGAAGGTATCTTTTGCTGATTACATACGACATTTTGTTGAGAAGGAAGTGAACAAAATAGTTCCTTTCccagaagaaaacaaaataaatgag GTTGCTGTTAGTGACACTTGCTTTTCAGATATACTTGCTGACAAAACGTCTGTGAAGGAAACTCTAAATGAGAAGTCTTTGGATTCTTTTGAGGAAGGAAATTCATTTGGCAAGTCTGCATCTGGAAACCTTATGTCTGATATATTTTCAAAAGCATTTAAGGAGTTGTGTGGATATGGAGATGATGTGGTTGAAGAGGAGAGTGATAACCTACCACCTGGAATTGAAGAGAAGAGTCAAACAGTTGTCCTACACCGCGATTTGAAATTTCGACCTTCGAGGTCAGTTGAATGTCATCCTAAGATCACAGAATATGTTGCAACTGCATTGTGCCGACAAAAATTGCACGATGAAGTTCTGGAAGAGTGGAAGTCGTTGTTTCTTGATTTTGTGCTCGATCAAGTTTTTAGATCAAGTACCTTAAAGAAACATTTTATGTCTGATGGGCAGGAG AAAGGAGAAGCGTTCAATTCAAGCAAGGAAAATTTGAATGGTGCTACTTCTGGACTGGGAAGAATGAAGGAAGGAGAAAAGAGTTCTGAAGTACGTCTGGTGATTGGAAAGAATACTTATTACCGCAAGAAGCTATCACGGATGGAGTTAGTTTCCTCACAGACTGTAGCAGAAAATGATTCTAGGCCAGGGAAGAAGCCCGTGGGCAAGTTGAGGAAACTTGTTTGTGGAGATGTTAGTGAGGCTGTTGAGGTTGAAATAGCTTCTGTTAAACATGGAAAGACAAAGAAGATTAAAGGGAAGAAGGACTCATGTTCCAAGGGCAGGTCTTCTGTCACTGTCAATGCTAGCTCACAAAGTGATCAATTATCTTTAAAGAATAAAGCTGGTCAGAAAGTGTTGAAGTTTTCAG AGAATGTTGTGAATGTTGTGAAATCCACTGTAAAGAAGCTTTCAGTGCCAACTGATAATAGCGTTCGTGAGAAGAAGGTTGTCAAAAGTGATGGCACTGTTAAAGAGAAAGCCACAGGTCATTCCTCGAGACAGATTCAAAATG CAAataataaaacatcaaaatcaaaaaGGAAACATCAAATGGATGGTACAGCATCTTCACATCCaacaaagattttgaaaatttcaaatgGTGGTGCTTTTCTGGATGGCAGTAAACAAGTTATTGTGGAAAGGACGAAGTCTGCTAAATCCAAACCATTGAACTTGTGTCCTAAATCTAGTGGATGTGCTAGGACTTCTATTGATGGTTGGGCGTGGCATAAATGGTCTAGAAGTGCCAGTCCTGCATATAAAGCACGTGTTAGGGGCCTTCCGAGTGTCCAGAACAAGTGCATATATtctgaaaataatttatctcaGTTGCCAAATGGTAAGGGTCTTTCTGCAAGAACAAATAGAGTAAAATTACGTAACCTTCTTGCTGCTGCAGAGGGTGCTGATCTTCTGAAAGTGCCTCAATTGAAG GCACGGAAGAAGCGATTACGTTTTCAAAGGAGCAAGATCCATGACTGGGGACTTGTTGCCTTGGAGCCAATTGAAGCAGAGGACTTTGTGATTGAGTATATTGGAGAACTAATTCGTCCTCGG
- the LOC108321125 gene encoding histone-lysine N-methyltransferase ATXR7 isoform X4: MEMSCPSNVNNGYVPVCSTTGNISHMDQSLCGYVQQPALVSGWMYVNESGQMCGPYIKEQLYEGLTTGFLPSELPVYPVINGTIMNPVPLNYFKQFPDHVSTGFAYLIMGISGTRMPTTAVYEQGRSFEAVPLASNPDSESVSHSQVNYCSKESNHLNPHSEPFNSLISCQMLREECCWLYEDEKGMKHGPHSISELISWHSHGYLKDSAVIFHSDKKYDTFVLLSVVNALKGDTTGTICRSGSKINEVDDMVELISEISENISSQLHMSIMKAGRRVVLDGIIGDIIAEYVTDKKCKRQKLESVAHTPENKMVSKGSVIPSDPATTHIDDDEAYHESSRLPSASFKSVGSVENFWWSYAVVRKVLLAYCMQVMWNAVFFDTIADYLYSWRKRKIWSHPEPQPSTNAEKIESEALVHKPDFPESNANGYNQFGVLVTKGNHPHSFLSPSGFKGGNLLKGQNVSSPYNDSKDLSFIVESVENELHFSSKVSFADYIRHFVEKEVNKIVPFPEENKINEVAVSDTCFSDILADKTSVKETLNEKSLDSFEEGNSFGKSASGNLMSDIFSKAFKELCGYGDDVVEEESDNLPPGIEEKSQTVVLHRDLKFRPSRSVECHPKITEYVATALCRQKLHDEVLEEWKSLFLDFVLDQVFRSSTLKKHFMSDGQEKGEAFNSSKENLNGATSGLGRMKEGEKSSEVRLVIGKNTYYRKKLSRMELVSSQTVAENDSRPGKKPVGKLRKLVCGDVSEAVEVEIASVKHGKTKKIKGKKDSCSKGRSSVTVNASSQSDQLSLKNKAGQKVLKFSENVVNVVKSTVKKLSVPTDNSVREKKVVKSDGTVKEKATGHSSRQIQNANNKTSKSKRKHQMDGTASSHPTKILKISNGGAFLDGSKQVIVERTKSAKSKPLNLCPKSSGCARTSIDGWAWHKWSRSASPAYKARVRGLPSVQNKCIYSENNLSQLPNGKGLSARTNRVKLRNLLAAAEGADLLKVPQLKARKKRLRFQRSKIHDWGLVALEPIEAEDFVIEYIGELIRPRISDIRERQYERTGIGSSYLFRLDDGYVVDATKRGGIARFINHSCQPNCYTKVISVEGQKKIFIYAKRHIKAGEEITYNYKFPLEEKKIPCNCGSRKCRGSLN; this comes from the exons ATGGAGATGAGCTGTCCATCAAATGTTAACAATGGCTATGTTCCTGTGTGTTCTACCACAGGGAATATATCCCACATGGACCAGAGTTTATGTGGCTATGTGCAACAGCCTGCTCTAGTGAGTGGATGGATGTATGTGAATGAAAGTGGGCAAATGTGTGGTCCCTATATTAAGGAGCAGTTATACGAAGGCCTAACTACTGGTTTCTTGCCATCTGAGCTTCCTGTGTATCCAGTGATTAATGGCACAATAATGAACCCTGTACCATTGAATTACTTCAAGCAGTTCCCTGATCATGTTTCCACTGGGTTTGCATATCTGATTATGGGTATCTCAGGCACTAGGATGCCTACAACGGCAGTATATGAACAAGGTAGATCTTTTGAGGCTGTTCCTCTGGCTAGTAACCCAGATTCGGAATCTGTGTCACATTCACAAGTTAATTATTGCAGTAAGGAATCCAATCACTTAAATCCACACTCAGAGCCATTCAACAGTTTAATATCTTGTCAGATG TTACGTGAAGAATGCTGTTGGCTTTATGAGGATGAGAAGGGTATGAAACATGGGCCCCATTCTATCAGTGAATTGATTTCTTGGCACAGTCACGGATATCTTAAAGATTCAGCAGTG ATCTTTCATTCTGATAAGAAGTATGACACCTTTGTGCTATTGTCTGTTGTCAATGCATTAAAAGGAGATACCACTGGAACCATTTGTAGATCAGGTTCTAAAATTAATGAGGTTGACGATATGGTGGAGTTGATTAGTGAGATATCTGAGAACATTTCTTCCCAATTGCACATGAGTATCATGAAAGCTGGTCGCAGAGTTGTGCTAGATGGAATTATTGGAGATATTATTGCTGAGTATGTTACAGATAAGAAATGTAAGAGGCAAAAGCTTGAATCAGTTGCCCATACTCCTGAAAACAAGATG GTCAGTAAAGGTTCTGTTATTCCCAGTGATCCTGCTACTACTCatattgatgatgatgaggCTTATCATGAAAGCTCGAGACTTCCCTCAGCCAGTTTTAAATCAGTTGGAAGCGTTGAGAATTTTTGGTGGTCATATGCTGTTGTTCGCAAGGTACTTCTTGCTTATTGCATGCAAGTCATGTGGAATGCAGTGTTTTTTGATACAATAGCAGATTATTTATATTCttggaggaagaggaagatttGGTCTCATCCTGAGCCTCAACCATCTACTAATGCCGAGAAGATTGAATCAGAAGCT TTGGTTCACAAGCCAGATTTCCCTGAAAGCAATGCTAATGGCTATAATCAGTTTGGAGTATTAGTAACAAAAGGAAATCATCCTCATTCATTTTTATCTCCTAGTGGGTTCAAAGGCGGAAACTTACTGAAAGGTCAAAATGTTTCTTCTCCTTACAATGACTCTAAAGATTTGTCATTCATTGTTGAAAGTGTGGAGAATGAGCTTCACTTCTCTTCGAAGGTATCTTTTGCTGATTACATACGACATTTTGTTGAGAAGGAAGTGAACAAAATAGTTCCTTTCccagaagaaaacaaaataaatgag GTTGCTGTTAGTGACACTTGCTTTTCAGATATACTTGCTGACAAAACGTCTGTGAAGGAAACTCTAAATGAGAAGTCTTTGGATTCTTTTGAGGAAGGAAATTCATTTGGCAAGTCTGCATCTGGAAACCTTATGTCTGATATATTTTCAAAAGCATTTAAGGAGTTGTGTGGATATGGAGATGATGTGGTTGAAGAGGAGAGTGATAACCTACCACCTGGAATTGAAGAGAAGAGTCAAACAGTTGTCCTACACCGCGATTTGAAATTTCGACCTTCGAGGTCAGTTGAATGTCATCCTAAGATCACAGAATATGTTGCAACTGCATTGTGCCGACAAAAATTGCACGATGAAGTTCTGGAAGAGTGGAAGTCGTTGTTTCTTGATTTTGTGCTCGATCAAGTTTTTAGATCAAGTACCTTAAAGAAACATTTTATGTCTGATGGGCAGGAG AAAGGAGAAGCGTTCAATTCAAGCAAGGAAAATTTGAATGGTGCTACTTCTGGACTGGGAAGAATGAAGGAAGGAGAAAAGAGTTCTGAAGTACGTCTGGTGATTGGAAAGAATACTTATTACCGCAAGAAGCTATCACGGATGGAGTTAGTTTCCTCACAGACTGTAGCAGAAAATGATTCTAGGCCAGGGAAGAAGCCCGTGGGCAAGTTGAGGAAACTTGTTTGTGGAGATGTTAGTGAGGCTGTTGAGGTTGAAATAGCTTCTGTTAAACATGGAAAGACAAAGAAGATTAAAGGGAAGAAGGACTCATGTTCCAAGGGCAGGTCTTCTGTCACTGTCAATGCTAGCTCACAAAGTGATCAATTATCTTTAAAGAATAAAGCTGGTCAGAAAGTGTTGAAGTTTTCAG AGAATGTTGTGAATGTTGTGAAATCCACTGTAAAGAAGCTTTCAGTGCCAACTGATAATAGCGTTCGTGAGAAGAAGGTTGTCAAAAGTGATGGCACTGTTAAAGAGAAAGCCACAGGTCATTCCTCGAGACAGATTCAAAATG CAAataataaaacatcaaaatcaaaaaGGAAACATCAAATGGATGGTACAGCATCTTCACATCCaacaaagattttgaaaatttcaaatgGTGGTGCTTTTCTGGATGGCAGTAAACAAGTTATTGTGGAAAGGACGAAGTCTGCTAAATCCAAACCATTGAACTTGTGTCCTAAATCTAGTGGATGTGCTAGGACTTCTATTGATGGTTGGGCGTGGCATAAATGGTCTAGAAGTGCCAGTCCTGCATATAAAGCACGTGTTAGGGGCCTTCCGAGTGTCCAGAACAAGTGCATATATtctgaaaataatttatctcaGTTGCCAAATGGTAAGGGTCTTTCTGCAAGAACAAATAGAGTAAAATTACGTAACCTTCTTGCTGCTGCAGAGGGTGCTGATCTTCTGAAAGTGCCTCAATTGAAG GCACGGAAGAAGCGATTACGTTTTCAAAGGAGCAAGATCCATGACTGGGGACTTGTTGCCTTGGAGCCAATTGAAGCAGAGGACTTTGTGATTGAGTATATTGGAGAACTAATTCGTCCTCGG